The following proteins come from a genomic window of Bradyrhizobium paxllaeri:
- a CDS encoding HIT domain-containing protein gives MPSDAWTLHSQLKKDTIDIGDLPLCKVLVIKDAHYPWLLLVPRRASAVEIIDLDDVAQAQLMTEISRVSRALKEVTKCDKLNVAALGNLVPQLHVHVIARRTSDAAWPRPVWGVMPPLAHDAEEVQNFINALRRKIWLG, from the coding sequence ATGCCCTCAGACGCCTGGACGCTGCACTCACAGCTCAAAAAGGACACGATCGACATCGGCGACCTGCCGCTGTGCAAGGTGCTGGTGATCAAGGACGCGCATTACCCGTGGCTGCTGCTGGTGCCGCGCAGGGCAAGCGCGGTCGAAATCATCGACCTCGACGACGTCGCGCAGGCACAGCTGATGACCGAAATATCCCGGGTGTCGCGAGCGCTGAAAGAAGTCACCAAATGCGACAAGCTCAATGTCGCAGCCCTCGGCAATCTGGTGCCGCAGCTGCATGTCCACGTCATCGCGCGGCGCACCAGCGACGCGGCCTGGCCGCGCCCGGTCTGGGGCGTGATGCCGCCGCTGGCGCATGACGCCGAGGAAGTACAGAATTTCATCAACGCGCTTCGCCGCAAGATCTGGTTGGGTTGA
- a CDS encoding DNA polymerase III subunit gamma/tau, with translation MSDAGAPPDKSDGAGQGGFALGGGEAAKPYRVLARKYRPSSFDDLIGQEAMVRTVSNAFETGRIPQAWILTGVRGVGKTTTARILARALNYEKPDGSVRGPTIHMPDLGVHCQAIMESRHMDVLEMDAASHTGVDDVRQINDSVRYAPASARYKVYIIDEVHMLSTAAFNAFLKTLEEPPEHAKFVFATTEIRKVPVTVLSRCQRFDLRRVEADVLMGHLSNIATKEGVEVEPETLGIIARAAEGSVRDSLSLFDQAIAHAAGTVRADAVRQMLGLADRTRVIDLFEHLARGDIASAFGEFRSQYDVGADPVVVLSDLAEFVNFVTRVKIVPATADNVAFGETERVRAREFAAKLSMRVLSRMWQMLLKGITEVQTATRPAAAAEMVLVRIAYVADLPTPDEAIKMLDQNGGGAQIASGGAASARAAPSAPVSSMSAPPMRTPASPRSGAEASARPQMAPSAQPDSAPVLRITTFPQLVALAGEKRDILTKTALEADMRLIRFEDGRLEVALERVAARGLVNDLSRKLELWTGRRWTVIVSNEAGQPTLRSQNEQARNEHARAAEADPRVQEVLARFPGAKVIEVRRLAAEPPESNIIADDVNETSDGDD, from the coding sequence ATGAGTGATGCTGGCGCTCCCCCCGATAAATCAGACGGCGCTGGCCAGGGCGGTTTCGCGCTCGGCGGCGGCGAGGCCGCCAAGCCCTACCGGGTGCTGGCGCGAAAATACCGTCCCTCCAGTTTTGACGACCTGATCGGCCAGGAGGCGATGGTCCGCACCGTTTCGAATGCGTTCGAAACCGGGCGTATTCCGCAAGCCTGGATCCTGACCGGCGTCCGCGGAGTCGGCAAAACCACGACGGCGCGGATTCTCGCCCGTGCGCTCAACTACGAAAAGCCCGATGGTTCGGTGAGGGGGCCGACTATCCACATGCCGGACCTCGGCGTGCATTGCCAGGCGATCATGGAAAGCCGGCATATGGACGTGCTGGAGATGGACGCGGCGTCCCATACCGGCGTCGACGACGTCCGCCAGATCAATGACAGCGTGCGCTATGCCCCGGCGAGCGCCCGCTACAAGGTCTACATCATCGACGAAGTCCACATGCTGTCGACGGCGGCCTTCAACGCCTTCCTGAAGACGCTGGAAGAGCCGCCCGAGCACGCCAAATTCGTGTTCGCGACCACCGAAATCCGCAAAGTCCCGGTCACCGTGCTGTCGCGCTGCCAGCGTTTCGACCTGCGCAGGGTCGAAGCCGACGTGCTGATGGGGCACCTTTCCAACATTGCGACCAAGGAAGGCGTCGAGGTCGAGCCGGAGACGCTCGGCATTATCGCCCGCGCCGCGGAAGGCTCGGTGCGCGATTCGCTGTCCCTGTTCGACCAGGCGATTGCCCATGCGGCGGGCACCGTGCGCGCCGACGCGGTGCGGCAGATGCTGGGCCTTGCCGACCGCACCCGGGTGATCGACCTGTTCGAGCATCTGGCGCGCGGCGACATCGCCAGCGCCTTCGGTGAATTCCGTTCGCAATACGACGTCGGCGCCGATCCGGTCGTGGTGCTGTCGGACCTCGCCGAATTCGTCAATTTCGTCACCCGCGTGAAGATCGTGCCCGCCACCGCCGACAATGTCGCGTTCGGCGAGACCGAGCGCGTCCGCGCCCGGGAGTTTGCCGCAAAACTGTCGATGCGGGTGCTGTCGCGGATGTGGCAGATGCTGCTCAAGGGCATCACCGAGGTCCAGACCGCGACGCGGCCGGCGGCAGCGGCCGAAATGGTGCTGGTCCGCATCGCCTATGTCGCCGACCTGCCGACGCCGGACGAAGCGATCAAGATGCTCGACCAGAATGGCGGGGGAGCACAGATTGCCTCCGGCGGCGCGGCGTCTGCACGGGCCGCGCCCTCCGCGCCGGTATCTTCAATGTCAGCTCCGCCGATGCGGACGCCGGCCTCGCCCCGCTCGGGCGCGGAAGCCTCCGCTCGCCCGCAAATGGCACCGTCGGCGCAACCGGACTCCGCGCCCGTGCTGCGGATCACGACCTTCCCGCAACTGGTGGCGCTTGCCGGCGAGAAGCGCGATATCCTGACCAAGACGGCGCTGGAGGCCGATATGCGCCTGATCCGCTTCGAGGACGGGCGCCTGGAAGTGGCGCTGGAACGCGTCGCGGCGCGGGGGCTGGTCAACGACCTCTCCCGCAAGCTCGAACTATGGACCGGGCGGCGCTGGACCGTGATCGTCTCCAACGAGGCCGGCCAGCCGACACTGCGCTCGCAAAATGAGCAGGCGAGGAACGAGCACGCCCGGGCCGCCGAGGCTGACCCGCGCGTCCAGGAGGTGCTGGCGCGATTTCCCGGCGCCAAGGTGATTGAAGTGCGCCGGCTTGCCGCCGAGCCGCCGGAATCCAATATTATCGCTGACGACGTGAACGAGACTTCCGACGGCGACGACTGA
- a CDS encoding YbaB/EbfC family nucleoid-associated protein, producing the protein MADFLGMMKQAAQLQSKMQAMQEELGNLEVEGISGGGLVAVRMTAKMEVKGVRIDPSLMKAEEREVLEDLLVTAHGDARRKAETAAMEKMQTLTGGLGLPPGLGLT; encoded by the coding sequence ATGGCTGATTTTCTCGGCATGATGAAGCAGGCCGCGCAACTGCAATCCAAGATGCAGGCGATGCAGGAAGAGCTCGGCAATCTCGAGGTCGAGGGCATCTCCGGCGGCGGACTGGTCGCCGTGCGCATGACCGCGAAGATGGAAGTGAAGGGCGTCAGGATCGATCCCTCGCTGATGAAGGCCGAGGAGCGCGAAGTGCTCGAGGACCTCCTGGTGACCGCGCATGGCGACGCGCGGCGCAAAGCGGAAACCGCGGCGATGGAAAAGATGCAGACACTGACCGGCGGCCTCGGCCTGCCGCCCGGACTCGGTCTGACCTGA
- the recR gene encoding recombination mediator RecR produces the protein MAASVAGPEIERLIQLLARLPGLGPRSARRAALHLIKKREALMTPLAGALQVAIDRIQVCKTCGNIDTQNPCTVCTDPRRDPSTIVVVADVADLWALERANATNGRYHVLGATLSPLDGVGPQDLTIDALVARAHESQVSEIVLALNATVDGQTTAHYITDLLQDANVKVTRLAHGVPVGGELDYLDEGTLSAAMRQRTLF, from the coding sequence ATGGCCGCCAGCGTTGCCGGACCTGAAATCGAACGCCTGATCCAGCTCCTGGCGCGGCTGCCGGGGCTTGGCCCGCGCTCGGCGCGGCGCGCGGCGCTGCACCTGATCAAGAAGCGTGAAGCCCTGATGACGCCGCTCGCTGGCGCGTTGCAGGTCGCGATTGACCGGATCCAGGTCTGCAAGACCTGCGGCAATATCGACACGCAAAATCCCTGCACGGTATGCACCGATCCGCGGCGCGATCCTTCGACCATCGTCGTGGTCGCCGATGTCGCCGATCTCTGGGCGCTGGAACGGGCGAATGCGACCAACGGCCGCTACCACGTGCTCGGCGCCACATTGTCGCCGCTCGACGGTGTCGGCCCGCAGGATCTGACCATCGATGCGCTGGTAGCGCGTGCGCACGAATCACAAGTCAGCGAAATCGTTCTGGCGCTCAACGCAACGGTTGATGGCCAGACCACCGCGCACTACATCACCGATCTTCTTCAGGACGCCAACGTCAAGGTCACCCGGCTCGCGCATGGCGTGCCTGTCGGCGGCGAGCTTGATTATCTCGACGAAGGTACGCTATCGGCTGCCATGCGGCAGCGAACGCTGTTCTAA
- a CDS encoding AmpG family muropeptide MFS transporter — MTAPEAASPTSAAPAPTWREAWAVYLQPRVLIVLMLGFSSGLPLALSGSTLLVWMRESGVDLGTIGLFALVGTPYTLKFIWAPLVDALHVPVFTRAFGRRRGWLVFSQLLLIGAILLLALTDPARSPLFVALGALLVATMSSTQDIVVDAFRVESLPESEQAAGMASYVAAYRIGMLVSTAGVLFIVTAFESTGIGRSSAWMWGYVVMAALVLIGALTALAATEPGQSVRAEEATRDETALTRVMHAATGAFSEFLSRKHAWVALAFVVLFKLTDAFSGTMTAPFVIDLGFTRNDYAAIVKGVGLAATLIGGFAGGYVARRYSLVASLWIGGVLQAISNLVFAWLAFVGTNQWALAAAISAENFTGAIGTVIFVAYLSALCQNPLHTATQYALLTALAAVGRTYLSSGAGFVAETTGWPLFFVISVVVAVPSLILLAWLQRRGHFEAVGPVKV, encoded by the coding sequence TTCGTCTGGCCTGCCGCTGGCGCTGTCGGGGTCGACGCTCCTGGTGTGGATGCGCGAATCCGGCGTCGATCTCGGCACCATCGGGCTGTTTGCGCTGGTCGGCACGCCCTACACACTGAAATTCATCTGGGCGCCGCTGGTCGATGCGCTGCATGTGCCGGTCTTCACCCGCGCCTTTGGCCGCCGCCGCGGCTGGCTGGTGTTCTCGCAACTGCTCCTGATCGGCGCGATCCTGCTGCTGGCATTGACGGACCCTGCGCGTTCGCCGCTGTTCGTGGCGCTTGGCGCGCTTCTGGTCGCGACGATGTCCTCCACCCAGGACATCGTGGTCGATGCGTTTCGCGTCGAAAGTCTGCCCGAGAGCGAACAGGCCGCCGGCATGGCCTCATATGTCGCGGCCTACCGGATAGGCATGCTGGTGTCGACCGCCGGCGTGCTGTTTATCGTGACGGCGTTCGAGAGCACCGGCATCGGGCGTAGCTCGGCGTGGATGTGGGGCTATGTCGTCATGGCCGCGCTGGTGCTGATCGGCGCCCTCACGGCGCTCGCCGCCACCGAACCCGGGCAATCGGTGCGCGCGGAAGAAGCGACCCGCGACGAAACGGCTCTCACCCGCGTCATGCATGCGGCCACGGGGGCGTTCTCCGAATTTCTGTCGCGCAAGCATGCCTGGGTGGCGCTCGCCTTCGTGGTTCTGTTCAAGCTCACCGACGCGTTTTCCGGCACCATGACCGCGCCGTTCGTGATCGACCTCGGCTTCACGCGCAACGACTACGCCGCCATCGTCAAGGGCGTCGGCCTCGCCGCGACCCTGATCGGCGGCTTTGCCGGCGGCTATGTGGCGCGGCGCTATTCGCTGGTCGCAAGCCTCTGGATCGGCGGTGTGCTGCAGGCGATCTCCAACCTGGTGTTTGCATGGCTCGCCTTTGTTGGCACCAATCAATGGGCGCTGGCCGCCGCCATTTCCGCGGAAAACTTCACCGGCGCGATCGGTACCGTGATCTTCGTCGCCTATCTCTCGGCGCTGTGCCAGAATCCGCTGCACACCGCGACCCAATACGCACTGCTCACCGCGCTGGCCGCTGTGGGGCGCACCTATTTGTCCTCAGGCGCGGGCTTTGTGGCGGAGACGACGGGCTGGCCGCTGTTCTTCGTGATCTCGGTCGTGGTGGCGGTGCCCAGCCTGATCCTGCTGGCCTGGCTGCAGCGGCGCGGGCATTTCGAGGCCGTGGGGCCGGTGAAGGTTTAG